In Bufo gargarizans isolate SCDJY-AF-19 chromosome 6, ASM1485885v1, whole genome shotgun sequence, a single genomic region encodes these proteins:
- the LOC122942273 gene encoding aquaporin-8-like, with the protein MAKSLETELEIMGSTSREALAAKDEDNSEFNIFEMFVQPCLAELVGCVLFISIGCLSVLVNPVGAGPLLPALTHGLALAVVISVLGNISGGHFNPAVTLAVVISGGLTPILLVPYWVCQLAGGMLGALLAKGLADESSFVNHTGAVCMLDSETSLGKAVGVEIVFSFFLVFAVVMGAVGERSRTPLAPYSIAFTLVTGILAGGSISGSCLNPSRALGPAVVAGYWDYHWVYWVGPASGAIIVSLIYRLLLAGKSHRLFLK; encoded by the exons ATGGCCAAATCGCTTGAGACAGAACTTGAGATCATGGGCTCAAcatccagagaggctctggcagcCAAGGATGAAGATAATTCTGAATTCAACATCTTCGAAATGTTTGTCCAACCATGTCTAGCGGAGCTTGTAGGATGTGTTCTCTTCATCTCCATCGGATGTCTCTCAGTGCTGGTCAATCCCGTTGGCGCTGGACCTCTGCTTCCAGCGCTCACTCATGGTTTGGCTTTAGCAGTTGTCATCTCTGTTCTGGGTAATATAAG TGGTGGACACTTCAACCCAGCCGTCACTCTAGCTGTGGTCATTTCAGGTGGACTGACTCCCATTCTGCTGGTACCTTACTGGGTATGCCAGCTAGCAGGGGGGATGCTGGGAGCTTTGCTGGCCAAG GGACTGGCAGATGAATCCTCATTTGTGAATCATACCGGGGCGGTCTGCATGCTGGACAGCGAGACATCATTGGGCAAAGCGGTCGGAGTGGAGATAGTCTTTAGTTTTTTCTTGGTTTTTGCTGTGGTGATGGGAGCGGTGGGAGAGCGTAGCCGGACCCCACTGGCTCCTTATTCTATTGCCTTCACTCTTGTAACTGGAATTTTGGCAGG AGGCTCCATATCAGGTTCCTGTCTGAACCCATCACGAGCTCTGGGCCCAGCAGTTGTAGCTGGGTACTGGGATTACCACTGGGTATACTGGGTGGGCCCTGCCTCTGGAGCAATCATAGTGTCTCTAATATACAG GCTTCTACTGGCAGGAAAATCTCATCGATTATTCCTAAAATAA